The Raphanus sativus cultivar WK10039 chromosome 2, ASM80110v3, whole genome shotgun sequence genome includes a region encoding these proteins:
- the LOC130508527 gene encoding protein VACUOLELESS GAMETOPHYTES-like, producing MRCMSIHFHWNPHIPKPFIFVKLANVNFFGFKYVCSNGCEDVTLDVRCASIYEPYIHSFHSHPLFITDTGECLICGRYVSNLICDECGFTLCFGCPNQPYKARYRNDEHLLTFSYEKDTNGVYWCDLCERTINFSKGFYKCNECEVILHIGCLLGEDLYMNPGSSITLRGTEYIIAQNNAHITRPICTGCQKRCQYMIIFIASSGEIYCSVRDICIYHLKMSYNLYIIYKWMLTGKSDLEEKYKV from the coding sequence ATGCGTTGCATGTCCATTCACTTTCATTGGAATCCTCATATACCCAAACCATTCATTTTTGTAAAGCTTGCGAACgtcaatttttttggttttaaatatgTGTGTTCCAATGGTTGTGAGGATGTTACTTTAGACGTACGATGTGCTTCTATATATGAGCCCTACATTCATAGTTTTCATAGCCATCCTTTGTTCATAACTGATACAGGTGAATGTTTGATTTGTGGAAGATATGTATCTAATTTAATATGTGATGAATGTGGCTTTACTTTATGTTTTGGCTGCCCAAATCAACCATATAAAGCGAGATACAGGAATGATGAACATCTACTCACCTTTTCATATGAAAAGGATACAAATGGAGTCTACTGGTGCGATCTTTGTGAAAGAACAATAAATTTTAGCAAAGGATTCTATAAGTGCAATGAGTGTGAAGTCATACTTCATATTGGATGCTTACTTGGGGAGGATTTATATATGAATCCTGGTTCAAGTATCACACTACGAGGAACAGAATACATTATTGCTCAAAACAACGCTCACATCACTCGACCTATCTGTACTGGATGCCAAAAACGCTGTCAGTACATGATAATTTTCATAGCATCTTCTGGAGAGATATATTGTTCGGTACGGGATATATGTATCTACCATCTCAAAATGAGCTACAATCTCTACATTATTTACAAATGGATGTTGACTGGAAAATCAGACTTGGAAGAAAAATATAAGGTTTAA
- the LOC108829974 gene encoding uncharacterized protein LOC108829974 isoform X1 has protein sequence MSSDNTAKDSSLTDWKQDIGHSDDPDYRSKEDRKPSSNVERGHFLESWNETKKSKPGYQTRYFIIKSLNHDNIQLSLERGIWATQVMNEPILEGAFHNSGRVVLIFSVNMSGFFQGYAQMLSPVGWRRDHIWSQGGGKNNPWGRSFKVKWLRLSELPFQKTLHLKNPLNDYKPVKISRDCQELPGDIGEALCELLDAHSCDEGLLNSSSREDYSTKRSRVDPPSSSGEEEYNNKNMWGHTQMHYPPAVYSNQDDLSRFHHGVTSEQEKYLRFNSWGLPLESPLASSLTDDDFLNMSYEEYVEIYSRCMRQLGLPVIPQSRVTHEPSNKTDDGSNGSSKDLSSSRKRGRDSS, from the exons ATGTCTTCTGATAATACTGCCAAGGATTCGTCTTTGACTGATTGGAAACAAGATATAGGACACTCTGATGATCCAG ATTACAGAAGCAAAGAAGATCGTAAGCCCTCCTCCAATGTTGAACGAGGTCACTTTCTTGAAAGTTGGAACGAGACTAAGAAGAGCAAACCAGGGTACCAAACGAGATACTTCATCATCAAAAGTCTGAACCACGACAATATTCAACTTTCCCTCGAGAGAGGGATCTGGGCTACTCAAGTCATGAATGAGCCTATACTGGAAGGTGCTTTTCAT AATTCTGGTCGAGTGGTTTTGATTTTTAGCGTGAACATGAGCGGATTCTTCCAAGGGTATGCACAGATGTTGTCTCCTGTGGGTTGGAGACGAGACCATATATGGAGTCAGGGAGGTGGTAAGAACAATCCCTGGGGACGCAGCTTTAAAGTGAAGTGGCTGAGGTTGAGTGAACTGCCTTTTCAGAAAACACTTCATCTCAAGAATCCTTTGAATGATTACAAGCCTGTCAAGATTAGCCGAGATTGCCAG GAGTTGCCGGGAGATATTGGTGAAGCGCTTTGTGAGCTCCTTGATGCACACAGCTGCGATGAGGGTTTGCTGAATAG CTCTTCTAGGGAGGATTATTCAACGAAAAGGTCTCGCGTAGACCCTCCATCTTCCTCAGGAGAAGAAgagtataataataaaaatatgtggGGCCATACACAGATGCATTACCCTCCTGCGGTCTACTCAAACCAGGATGACCTCAGCAGATTCCATCATGGTGTAACCTCGGAGCAAGAAAAGTATTTACGTTTCAACTCATGGGGTTTGCCTTTGGAGAGCCCTCTAGCGAGTAGCCTAACCGATGATGATTTTCTTAACATG TCTTATGAAGAATACGTTGAAATCTACAGCAGATGCATGAGACAACTTGGTCTTCCT GTGATTCCACAATCACGAGTCACACACGAGCCATCAAATAAAACAGATGATGG AAGCAATGGTTCTTCCAAAGACCTGTCATCATCAAGAAAGAGAGGACGGGATTCATCCTAG
- the LOC108829974 gene encoding uncharacterized protein LOC108829974 isoform X2 → MSSDNTAKDSSLTDWKQDIGHSDDPDYRSKEDRKPSSNVERGHFLESWNETKKSKPGYQTRYFIIKSLNHDNIQLSLERGIWATQVMNEPILEGAFHNSGRVVLIFSVNMSGFFQGYAQMLSPVGWRRDHIWSQGGGKNNPWGRSFKVKWLRLSELPFQKTLHLKNPLNDYKPVKISRDCQELPGDIGEALCELLDAHSCDEGLLNSSSREDYSTKRSRVDPPSSSGEEEYNNKNMWGHTQMHYPPAVYSNQDDLSRFHHGVTSEQEKYLRFNSWGLPLESPLASSLTDDDFLNMSYEEYVEIYSRCMRQLGLPVSDSTITSHTRAIK, encoded by the exons ATGTCTTCTGATAATACTGCCAAGGATTCGTCTTTGACTGATTGGAAACAAGATATAGGACACTCTGATGATCCAG ATTACAGAAGCAAAGAAGATCGTAAGCCCTCCTCCAATGTTGAACGAGGTCACTTTCTTGAAAGTTGGAACGAGACTAAGAAGAGCAAACCAGGGTACCAAACGAGATACTTCATCATCAAAAGTCTGAACCACGACAATATTCAACTTTCCCTCGAGAGAGGGATCTGGGCTACTCAAGTCATGAATGAGCCTATACTGGAAGGTGCTTTTCAT AATTCTGGTCGAGTGGTTTTGATTTTTAGCGTGAACATGAGCGGATTCTTCCAAGGGTATGCACAGATGTTGTCTCCTGTGGGTTGGAGACGAGACCATATATGGAGTCAGGGAGGTGGTAAGAACAATCCCTGGGGACGCAGCTTTAAAGTGAAGTGGCTGAGGTTGAGTGAACTGCCTTTTCAGAAAACACTTCATCTCAAGAATCCTTTGAATGATTACAAGCCTGTCAAGATTAGCCGAGATTGCCAG GAGTTGCCGGGAGATATTGGTGAAGCGCTTTGTGAGCTCCTTGATGCACACAGCTGCGATGAGGGTTTGCTGAATAG CTCTTCTAGGGAGGATTATTCAACGAAAAGGTCTCGCGTAGACCCTCCATCTTCCTCAGGAGAAGAAgagtataataataaaaatatgtggGGCCATACACAGATGCATTACCCTCCTGCGGTCTACTCAAACCAGGATGACCTCAGCAGATTCCATCATGGTGTAACCTCGGAGCAAGAAAAGTATTTACGTTTCAACTCATGGGGTTTGCCTTTGGAGAGCCCTCTAGCGAGTAGCCTAACCGATGATGATTTTCTTAACATG TCTTATGAAGAATACGTTGAAATCTACAGCAGATGCATGAGACAACTTGGTCTTCCTGTCA GTGATTCCACAATCACGAGTCACACACGAGCCATCAAATAA
- the LOC108829499 gene encoding uncharacterized protein LOC108829499: protein MPVPPPVCPLAPWKSPPPAPQAAPQAAPAPGGGVHPDLEVPPDAPYAHYTVEDLLTQPDQEGLDVLDPNLPPGTFWFGSESRIERSVSETIKTYFSEPHPNWMHTRGTSEPHVQIFYAKVELVHWNQ, encoded by the exons ATGCCAGTTCCTCCTCCGGTTTGTCCCCTGGCTCCTTGGAAGTCTCCTCCACCGGCTCCTCAGGCGGCTCCTCAGGCTGCTCCTGCTCCTGGAGGCGGAGTACATCCTGATTTGGAGGTGCCGCCGGATGCACCCTACGCTCACTACACTGTTGAGGACCTTCTCACACAACCGGATCAAGAAGGTTTAGATGTCTTAGACCCCAATCTACCACCAGGAACTTTCTG GTTTGGTAGCGAGAGTCGTATCGAAAGGAGTGTTTCCGAAACGATCAAAACCTACTTCAGTGAACCTCATCCAAACTGGATGCACACCCGAGGCACGTCAGAACCACATGTTCAAATCTTTTACG CAAAAGTGGAACTGGTCCACTGGAATCAATGA